DNA sequence from the Bombus vancouverensis nearcticus chromosome 8, iyBomVanc1_principal, whole genome shotgun sequence genome:
AAGCTCCCGTGTGGATACAAAAACTATATCTTTTCTTGATGATAGAAACTACAATCGacataaaaataattcttgGTTTCTATACCCCATCGGTAGAAGGTTTCTACAGGGTATCTagaatttgttaaattttatatctattttTACTGTCATTAACTTTGGGTAATTTTACATTCCTCATTAAGATCGACAACTCTTTTTCTAGCTTGTAAATTTAAGCGTCAATTATCTTATGGTGTTTCATTCCATGCAAATaacgaaataagaaatttcTATATTAGTCGACGAGTTCACAAATTTAATTGAATaaacaatatttcaattattaaactgcaacttatattcttcctttttctaatGCGTAACACGAAAAAGAattctttaatttcaatttcatagtaatattttatgcgaGTATAAAAACAGCATCTCTTCCCTTTTGTTTGAGTAAGGTCAAGACCCTCGTTTATGAAACGTTTATTTTTTCACGAGAGTCCTTGTATCGATTTTCCTTTGCATACCGTACTTTCCCCTTAACACACATTCGCACCCCTTCACGACAAATCGATATCTTCTGACACACAAAAGGAACTTTTCTCTAAGGAATACTCATCCTCCTATCCTTCCTCTTCTTTTATCGAATTAAATCactgaataatattatttaacatattttgatatatttcttTTCCTATAATACAACGAGTACTATGATACAAGAAGATAATTCTGTAAAATAATTCTTTCGCACAAACTCCACGATTATAAAGATCAGTGGCAGATTTAACACTAACAATTACTTTTTATTCAACTATGTTTGATtatgcatatttatatttttgggGATATATCTAAAGATAATGGAATCTAGGCAGAGAATTATTTTATCtactaaattttataaatgaaatacataaaaatccgcagtttactttctctaatAATTCTGTTGCATTGGAATTAGACACTTCAAACGAGGTTCTTTCACCTTCAACTAATCGTATAAAATCTGCATCTGATTTTCCTCCTTAGAAACACGATTTACAATTCTGCAACAACTTGTGCTCAATACTACCGCTCAAATTTCACTATGATCCTATCAAAAATCAACTGTCTCGTCTGACAATCGATTTCTCAAAATCTGAAAACATTTGACATACCGTAGAAAAAGGTTCTAACGCACTGAACACACTAAAGTTTTCTAtgataaatgtcgaaatattttcGCGAATCACTGTGCACAGGTAAGTGTACAACAAACAACGAGCAAAGgtagttgaaaaatataaagaatttgCATTTGTGTGAATTTCAGAAAATAGGAAGTGATGTCGAGACACTTGGCGCGACAGTAATTATAGTTTCACCCCtagatatatttcttttatcttcggttgaatttcttttttcaccctCGCTACCGATGCAACTATCGATCCTTGCAAATTGCCCCTGCTGTCAATCATTTTTGCCACTTCTCTCGATATTTTCCCCTCTTCTCTCTTGATATTTTACCTTCTCCTTCTCCGTATCTTGCCATAAGTTCAGAAAGGGGGGATTGTATACCTGGCAACCGATGAATCGAAACACACTCGTGCTTCAGACTTCGTAGGAGGATGACGTACGTCAGGAGATCCGACTACTCGTTCATGAAGAAGCTTCTGCTGGTTTTAGGACTCTGGCCAACTCCAAATTCGAAGTTTCGTCTATTTCGAATCACTTTCTTTTATACGGTTTACATCGGTTATCTACTGCTCGAGGTAATCTTAATAATAACTCTTACATCTTTTACACTACTGGTTTACACGTTCACACGACGCAGATTTTACGTTGTACACTTTACAACTTTATTGCGTATACTGTTCATTCAAGTGATTCGATGTAACAAGCTATaatgttattataattatattatgattCTATTACTATTCGATTTTATGTCGTTGTTATCTGCTCATTTACGTTGGACGAAATTTGTTGATtctcttattttattaatagTGACGGTAATCAGCAGTGATCATCGCAGGAAAGTGTTTGAATAAACTTTCGCGAAAATTATGTTGTTCTATTTCATTTTGTAGTAACACATTGCATATATATTGCAAAAGTGTCACGACTCAAAATAACTTTGTCCTGTGTTGGAAGAACGTCAGAAGAAGGGAGATTCGACGAAAACGAGACCAATTTGTGTTGCGAGTCAATGTATCGTTCGGCGAATTTCATTGAACCATGCGAAAGCATTTGATGTGAAAGTGTTCGAAGAATATGTGAATATATAAAAGATCGAATTTGTAATGACGGTAAATTTATCGTGGACGAGAAACACTACTCGAGCTTCCAGTGGAAATTTTTCACGTCGGTGCGAACAGACGCGTAAAACACTGAAATTGCTGTAATATCGTGAATCCATTTCCGAATATATAATTACGTTtccataaacgtcgaaattaatTTTGTGAAAAGTGTCTGCATATTTCTGGCAGTTGAAAATAGATTGAAATCTGAATTACTTGGTAATCTGTTAGGATTAATAGTTTTAAAGCTACAGCGGGGGGGGGCCGAattgatatttaattaaattcgtcAGTTGTGTCTTTAATTATGGAATAGTAATTCTACGTTACACCGATGTAATCCACGAGAGTGCTATATCGCGTATTGATCTGAAATATTCACTTAAATGGAACAGTGTACTTCTTCAAGCATCGCAtacgaaaattataattttctcaAGCACGCGTATATTTTTAGACAACATGGTTTTATACGTTTGAGTGCGACATCCATTGCGCGGCGAATGTTCTGTCCATTTTCGTACAGAATCTGATGATAGTTTCCAAATACTTCTTTCATCATAGACATATGGCTGCCGTAAGTTTCCGTTTGCAAcgttaaatttgttattttgcaaatttacaatttttattattattttgctttTAACAATTACCATtcaacattaataaaaattaacattCACTATCGTATTGTTAGGTACATACTTTGTACACAGCGAtcgaattcgactggaaatccTTGAAAAACGATAAACCGAGCAtcgaaattcttcggaaatatGCAGAGTTCGTGCATACTATATTGATATCGCTGATGAGTATGAAGTTCATACCAAAACAAAGATTTTCATTTCTTGTATCAATTTTGCGgtgtataaatatgtatgaatTTCAGTTGCCATATGTTCCACTAGCACTGTCGCGATTTTCATGTATCAGACACTGCCTGTTCTTCAAATGCCGGAAGAAAATTATACTAGATTCTGGCAACGACCGTTTGCTTTGAAAGCATTAGGAAAAGCTATAAGTTCTCCTACTCTCTATCTGATCTCCTTGAATGTATTGCTGAATACTATAATCTTGACAGCTTTGGAAATAAGTTTTATGGTTTTGTCAGAACACATATGTGGATTGTTCAAAATTACaaggtaaaaataaaattaatcagtAGATGTATGTAAATCTGTTTTATACTATTACCTCACTATACTATAATGTTCACGTTACGAGTAATtgtttacattttatatattacattatatatatgtacattttatttcatatctatattttattatgtgaAGGATTTTCAGTGggattatgtatgtatgttgGACATAAAATAATTAAGTCGATTGAATGTTTTTCAGCATTTTCTAtgaataatatcaaaaattaaaaCACTATATGTACACTGCACATACCGAGTACTATTTACAATACGGTTTAATTTGTAAActggatatattttatattaacgatAATGATCATTAATAGAATAAGACAATTGGAATTATAAAGACTGCTATTAAACTTCTAACCATGCACGAAGGAATCATTAACAGCTTGGTGGGAATTTTAAATCCaattgtataattttaattcttCCCAACGGAACTGAATCTTTTACAGAATTtcacataattttttttttttaactaatttaggatattttttaattctttagaatttatttaaaatatcaagTAATATTTGCAACAAGTGGTAATCctgggaaaaaataattttcgccGTAGGcatgtaattataaaattaattaattgtaaaattataaaaaaactGTTAACAATTTTTGTGTcactttgatatttttaatgtaGCATTATGTTATAAGTATACAGTTATAGCATTACTAAGCAACTTGATAAAGGAAAATCACTGAGTGATATCAATGTTTATGAATACTCCACTTCGGTTTAGCTATCACTTGAGGTACGCTGCCAACGAATATATTAAGGAAATTTCTGGATGCGAGAAAAATAGTGACATTTACACGAAGATAATATTGGCCGTGCGTGTTCACATAAAAGCGATAAAGTTAGTAGATACCTACGATAATTTCTTATTATATCTACCACGAATTGGATCTAGCCTATTTTAAATCTTTTAAGATATATGCGGGTCATATGGGACATATTTGAGATACATTACGtcattatattgtattttgGTATCATTGGAGCAACCATGGTGTTTGTGAGCGTGAGTAACATTGAATGTTTATGTCAACGAcatgaatattaattttttcattgcgtgttaataattatttggtttatatagaaatatataagtggagtctttctctctctttctctctcgttctctgtctctctctctctctcactctcgctctctctctctctctctctctctctaaataTATCAATCGAATTTATGAAAATGAATTCCATTTTGCAATTGAGAATGCCATTGCTACATACACCACGTACGATGtcaaaaaacaaatttttgaaaattgatTTTCAGAACTTGAATATTTCACAAAGTAAGTAGTATATTTAAGAGGATAATAATTATCGTATGCCTATAATCTTTACattatttctaatattatcctcctttaaaaaagaaaaatgctttcttatttttcattaatcatAAATAAGATGGAAGATACTGTAAGTAATTTGGAAGttcaaataatgaaatttacaaaattattgaattagTTCTATCAATCGGTGCAAACGAACGACGAGGGACGAATATTAGTGATAATGCTCATCCTTTTGTTATCTTTTATTTGTTACGGTACATTAACAATGTACTTTGGCCAAAGACTAATCGATCACAGTTTAGGTGTCTTTTACGACGCGTAAGTATTCCAATTATCGGATCAGAATATTATTAACCTTATTTCAATAATAGTAATAACGATAATTATATTGtgcatatttatacaaattcatacttTTTTGGAGATGACTAAGGcaaaagaaattagaaaaagaaaaaattgtctAGCGTttcttatttacttatttaagaaaatatttctcttttatgaaaaaaaggatatatatagaaaaatgacATGAATTCTCGTATAAATTTTAGATACAATTCTCATTGGTACAAAATCCCTGTGAAAGctcaaaaattgtatttaatgGTACTCACGCGAAGTGTAAGGGGCTGCTCGTATTCCACGGGCAAACTCTTCGTTTCGTCGTTACAGGGTCTAACCGCGGTAACACGATTTGCTTCTGTCACAGTATAGTCCAATCAATGGAGCTATTGGAATGAATTTGATCTAATCTACCGGAAATTTCTGCATAAATCGCTGTCAAATATTATGGAAAATCAGTAGTTGCGCTTCCTGGAAATTTTCTGCTAAGTTCGATGGAAGTTCGGTGTAGCAAACATGACCACCTTCTCGATACGTTTCTTAAAATATGTCTTCTAGATACGCGTTTTTGTCGTCTCTagctgttcttttttttttaatatgtacgTTGCAAAATAGTAAGAAACACAGCATGTGTATTATCACGCGCCCGAAATTCATCCTTTGATAAACAAATCAACCTTCATTCATGATAATCTGGATTTGGGATCATCAGTCTAAGTATAATATGTGTGCAAAATCAGATCAGCCTATTGCGTCTCACACAATCAGCTTGTTAATTACGACAGGTTATAACAGTTTTCTATCCTGTGACAGCTAAATGAAAGTTTTGCCACTAGACCCAAATTTGTTACGTACACTTTGCCATGCCAGCTATTACGAGCAATCAAAAAAATATCGACGTCTTAATTTTTGCAACTTccagtattttctaaaatttccgcgatataattaaattcaaaattttcgtAGTTTTCAACATTTAAGAGAAATTTTGCATGCATGGTGGGAAACCCGGTGAATTAATGCTATGAAACATTGAACGTTGAAATCCGATGAAAAAGTACCGAGTTAATAAGCTCCAAACTCGAAAGCTGGTTACTGTAAAAAATATACTGTACATCGTGTAGAAAATTGAAAGGTATATTCTGACAAGGAGCCCCTAGTATTTCTTCCACTCTAAATTTAGACTGAGAATCCAAATTCAGATTATCATAAACAAAGGTTGATATGTCCTATGACTTTCGGGCACGCACAAATACACATgctctttcttcgtttttttaCTATTTTGCAACGtaccaattatttttacgaaatgAACAGAAAATATATGACTTTTTGTATAGAAATGCGTTCTTAGgggaaatatttaaagaaacgtgTCAAGAACGTATAGCAAGTCGTATTTGCTATATCGAATTTCCACGAACTTAGCACAAACTTCTCAGGAAGCACAACCCCAAGTATTCATTTAATTATGACATTTGGCAGTGATTTATATAAAAGCTCTCGTTATATCAAATCAAATCCATCCTAATAGCTCTATTGATTGAACTAGTGTCAGAGTATAAATGCAGAAAGTAGATCTTTGTAAAATTTTTTTCTCACATTACAGGTCACAAACACAACGTTTTCGTATGTTAGGTTCTTCTATTCCCTAAAGAACTAACGTTCTTAAAAAAGCTGATAAAAGATGGAACGGGACATAAATGATGTTTGCCCTAATAACGTTGACATTTAACAGCCTGTTACGTATTATTGATGTTGTTTGCACAATATGTGAAATTATTCTCGACATATTATTGTTTATAACTGTATttttggaaattaaaaaagttgttgtaaattttcttttatatttttccccTTCTTTATGGATTTTAAAATATCTCTACGGTATTAGgttgtatttattaattataggaATAATAGATATTTACTTACGCTCGTGAATATCCGTGAACAATTCCATTTAGACTCATCCAATTATGGGTAAACAAACAGATGATCTCTTCGAACTAATTAGAAGTGTTTCCACAAACGGTGGAAAATATGGATTTTTGAAGGACATCTAAACAAATCTGCGAATAAACATCatattaatcatttgaaaaGTTATTTTGCCAGAAACGGAGGTAACACAATATTCTATTAAATACTTTGTAAATCGTTAGAAATACtgtatttatatgtacatatacaaatATCATGTAATAGTTATCTATTAATTTAATGCACAAATTTTATGTTATGCACAAAATCGATTTCATCCAATTTAATTAATGAAGATACATATGGAACTATTTATACTCCGTGATAGTGGTCGAAATTCTTATCCACTATGTCAGGAAGGCATATTGATTTTTCATTCCCCTGTCATAGTTCTCCCATAAGGCACATTTTTAACTCTTTAAAATAGATCAGTAGATACAAACAACGCTTCGCGTTTCTACATTATATGGCACTGTCCAATGTCAAACGATCACACCATGGTTCGTAAATCTTAATTTTCCATTAGTCTGAGAAAATTGGACTTGTACGAAATCTTTCGTAAAATCCACATTTTCTAGCTACGTTAATTGCATTGACACTTTTAAGATGAACTTCTCTTTCAATATACTCACCGCTGTCAATGCATGCTGTACATCGCGTCGGTACAATTATTTAAGCAATACTATGGACagaactattttatttttatttttgtgctTTTCCAGCATTGGCAGACAGATATCAACGTGCCTTCTAAAAATGTCAAGCGATGCGGGCAGTTATTAATGATTTTGTCAATTATTGTAACCAAAAGTACACTTGCCTTTTATTGCAACCTGTTGCATTCGCGTCGAAATTTCTAAAACATTAACGTGGCTTAACGTTCTATTAGTTTGATTATCAGCCATGGATTCTCAGCTATGTCCTCTTCGAGAACAGACTCGTACACACAAGCTCTATGCATCACTGGTGAGGATAGGGAACAACTTGTTGCACAGTGAATCAGGAATGGGCAAGTATAGCGCAGTGGGGATGATCATGCGTGAAACAGACCCATACggaagggaaattgacgtcatTAAATCTCCTTCGTTTTGTTTACTAGTTGCATTAAGTTACATTAAGGTTCGTTAACTTTTCAAACGCATCGAGCAAAAAAAATGTTGCCGAGTTAATACACGAGATAGAGAGGGGATAGGAGAAACTTGTTGCAAATCCACTGTCATAGACGAGTTTTAGCCTTGCTGCAACGATGGACGATCCGCAAAATCCCCGCTACAGACTCAGTAAGATTTTCTTATCGGTGGTCGGACTCTGGCCGTACGATAATTCGTGACTAACGAAAATGAAAAGAGTTTTTGGCGCGGTGATGATGGTCTCATCTATAACGTGTCCAGTATGtgtctttattttattaatttagatACACAGATTAGACATTTCCTTTTTTAAGATTCAAGGTTCCTTTTAATTCAACAACTTCGAATTTATAGATAAAGGGCATCGCAGAAATCCTTCGAGACAACTGGCGACCTTTAAAAGTAGCGAGAATGGACGACAAATAGTTTTTAAATACGCGGAGAAGGAAAAACTCCTGTGTATAATATTGACATGTAAGAAATTCTGTTTCGAGTTTTCAACGAAACACTTCTTtatctcttttatatttttgtccTTCTTTCTTGGTACCTTTTTAATAATAGAATTATTTATACGAGCCACGTATTGCCGTGATATTGTTTCTTTCCTTGCTTTTCCTTTCATTATTTTGCAAAATAACGTTGAGTTATTGGTTGTTGAATAGTCTTGAGTATATTGACTAAATTTGTGTATTACTGTCCATTAATAATCTATTATTCCATCTATCCTAAATATCGTGTAAAATGTATTGTGAAAAATCGCAGAGTAACTGCAAATATTGTCTCGTTCAAAAATCATCcttttgaaataataatatgtacatatacttgcctataaatagaaattttcatttaattcatTGAAGTCAGCAATTTCATATCGTTACAGTTATGGTTTACTTATCGGAATGCCGCTAGCTATTTCCTGCGTATAATAAAACCTCCGGGTATGGATATTTGCAAATCGTCTGCAAATTTCTATATAACTACAAAGTATATTACCGCCAATAAAATATACTCTGACATTACATCGTTCGaggcaattttctttttttaggaACAACGACCACATTATGATCACGTGGTCGCGCTGTTTGAGGTGGTTCGGtaaaaaataatagtagtaattCATTTTATTATCTTAATTTCATTGCAGTATGCACAAAAGACAGAGACGTAACATTCTCTTTTTTTATGTTAACTTACGTTATGCATTAAACGAGCGTCATGTAAAAATgtgattattttatttgtttcaggtaagtaaCGTTGATCGTCTTAGAAGAGAGAATAAATTACCCGTTGAACGAAACCTAAAGCAACCTAAAGGTATCGTGAACATGTATTATTTCCTCTGCTAACGaatgttataaaatatctaaGATATTGGGTCGGCAActaattttgtcaataccacctaatgacaaaatccgcaaccacttagttgccaacccaataatacatagagaaaaatacgataaaattaagaaaaaattagtAACATTAATAATTGACGCAGTGTGTAATACATATATCGTCGACTATAggctaaaatatttatttggtatatttattgaaaaattctaCTTATTTAGTAGAAAACCGAAtgaagatgaaataaaatatgttttcaAAATGATAACATAGAACATATTTTTGGGTATAACTCGAAAATTAAAGCTCACCATCCTATATATGTATAGGAGAATGTTGTCCAAAATGATGATCTTGACAATATAATGCAAGCGcatcaaaatcgatgaaaaggTAACTATTTGGCATCTTAaacgaaaagcaaatataccttcgtatatatatttcatagtaaCGATATATTAAGTATTGCAAAAATACTCACGTTCGTGGTGCATTAGCACGAAATAGTCATAGTAATCACATGATTTCCACAGTTGTATGGGAGCGACAGTTTTATTTTGACACTATTGCACCGATCGTATACGCGTCACTTCTTACGTGTTGGCTGAAAATTACTGGCTAACCGCGAAATATTAATTTGACAATTTTTTTTCACTTTTGGTCTTTTCTTATCCTATTTGCGTGAAATTCATTGGCTAAATTTAATCCCACTCCATATTACATATTTAGTTAACTTATCATCTTACAaagtaaatgaaaattaattgcaCATGGTAACAAATTTGTTTCTATTACAACTTGCATCTCTACTAAAGTGCTAGAACGTTATACTCTCGCTGAAAATCTATGTGTACCCTCCCAGTTCTTCTCGTCGAATGAAGAAGAAACATCCCCTTCCTTGTCAGCGGCACCAGCATTTCTTCCCtgcaaaagaaaaataaaaaataaagaccATGAATATCGAGATATACGTGAAAAATTTAGTGGGGAAACGCTGTAGGACGTATTAAAGCATAATTTATTCATACTAAGACGCGAGGAACTGAGACAATTCTCCTCTGATATTACTTACCCTTTGTTTATCGATCGTACTTAAATTACGGTGTCCGTCAATCATTCCCACCCCTTTGTGAGGGAGAATTATCGAAGAAATTATAGCGAGAGAATACTGACAATTTTCAACTTAAAAATAAACAGAGGGGAGAGAACGCGTAGGATGGTAACTTCAGAGTTAAATGTACTTGAACCGTCGCAGACGGACGATATCAAGAAAGGTTATTATAGATATAGTACGATTCATTTACTTATAACTGGACTGTGGCCgtacaaacataca
Encoded proteins:
- the LOC117164870 gene encoding uncharacterized protein LOC117164870 — its product is MTYVRRSDYSFMKKLLLVLGLWPTPNSKFRLFRITFFYTVYIGYLLLETTWFYTFECDIHCAANVLSIFVQNLMIVSKYFFHHRHMAAVHTLYTAIEFDWKSLKNDKPSIEILRKYAEFVHTILISLMIAICSTSTVAIFMYQTLPVLQMPEENYTRFWQRPFALKALGKAISSPTLYLISLNVLLNTIILTALEISFMVLSEHICGLFKITSYHLRYAANEYIKEISGCEKNSDIYTKIILAVRVHIKAIKYMRVIWDIFEIHYVIILYFGIIGATMVFVSVSNIECLCQRHEY